One segment of Natronosalvus halobius DNA contains the following:
- a CDS encoding PRC-barrel domain-containing protein produces MADDHATAWVTTDPDRIERWAADRHARPVVVEEGGERTYTFVHRENVSPNGNHRELEWGAFADVLDRYDLAFVHLQDDPNPQEIGYFALTSRARVARRTGIDRPALEQALADEEALKIEIDPSEPAREEYPTEIVPMGGGAESVDHDEPMGGGVVVHEEQAAMGGGARSTPRAGRRTERAEGGDRLSATDEGKPVVDTAGERLGTVASVTDEHLLVESGAGLTERLKARLGWGRQEGGSVSIDRSQVLDVADEKVIVAPTESTRE; encoded by the coding sequence ATGGCCGACGACCACGCGACCGCCTGGGTGACGACCGACCCCGACCGCATCGAACGCTGGGCCGCCGACCGCCACGCCCGCCCCGTCGTCGTCGAGGAGGGCGGCGAGCGGACGTACACCTTCGTCCACCGGGAGAACGTTTCGCCAAACGGGAACCACCGCGAACTCGAGTGGGGCGCGTTCGCGGACGTCCTCGATCGGTACGACCTGGCGTTCGTTCACCTCCAGGACGACCCAAATCCACAGGAAATTGGGTACTTCGCGCTCACGTCGCGAGCGCGCGTGGCTCGACGAACCGGCATCGATCGGCCGGCGCTCGAGCAGGCGCTCGCCGACGAGGAGGCGCTGAAGATCGAGATCGATCCATCGGAACCCGCTCGCGAGGAGTATCCGACCGAAATCGTTCCGATGGGCGGCGGCGCCGAATCGGTCGACCACGACGAACCGATGGGTGGCGGCGTCGTCGTTCACGAAGAACAGGCGGCCATGGGTGGCGGCGCGCGCTCGACGCCGCGAGCGGGTCGGCGAACGGAACGTGCGGAGGGTGGCGACCGACTCAGCGCAACCGACGAGGGAAAACCGGTCGTCGATACCGCCGGAGAACGACTCGGTACCGTCGCCAGCGTCACCGACGAGCACCTTCTCGTCGAATCCGGGGCCGGGCTCACAGAACGGCTCAAGGCACGACTCGGTTGGGGACGCCAGGAAGGGGGCTCGGTTTCGATCGATCGGTCGCAGGTCCTGGACGTGGCCGACGAAAAAGTGATCGTCGCCCCAACGGAGTCGACCC
- a CDS encoding DNA-3-methyladenine glycosylase family protein, protein MSTQAAAKSVLRRDPIMAELVERYDLAPIDSSMGEFERLLVSIINQQLSTASAMAVRERTFDVLDQEITPRRVLEVEDEPLLQAGLSRSKVEYARNAAEAFLERDLTREGLADHTNDEVREELTTIRGVGDWTARMYLLFVLERPDVLPLGDLAVRRGIEALYNDGAELSRAKMREIAEPWRPHRSLATRYIWADYESDD, encoded by the coding sequence ATGTCGACGCAGGCAGCAGCCAAATCCGTCCTTCGCCGCGATCCGATCATGGCCGAACTCGTGGAACGGTACGACCTTGCGCCGATCGACTCCTCGATGGGCGAGTTCGAACGGCTCCTCGTCTCGATCATCAATCAGCAGCTGTCGACGGCCTCCGCGATGGCCGTCCGTGAACGCACGTTCGACGTCCTGGACCAGGAGATTACACCGAGGCGCGTCCTCGAGGTCGAGGACGAACCGCTGCTCCAGGCGGGGCTGAGTCGCTCGAAGGTCGAGTACGCCCGAAACGCCGCCGAGGCGTTTCTCGAGCGCGACCTCACCAGGGAGGGGCTGGCCGATCACACGAACGACGAGGTGCGCGAGGAACTGACGACGATTCGGGGCGTCGGCGACTGGACGGCCCGCATGTACCTCCTGTTCGTCCTGGAGCGTCCGGACGTGCTCCCGCTCGGCGACCTCGCCGTCCGGCGGGGCATCGAAGCGCTGTACAACGACGGGGCAGAACTCTCTCGAGCGAAGATGCGCGAAATCGCCGAACCGTGGCGACCCCATCGGAGCCTGGCGACCCGGTACATCTGGGCGGATTACGAATCGGACGACTAA
- a CDS encoding heavy metal translocating P-type ATPase has product MSDRAVDGTRAAELEVRVPEMDCSSCATKIERSLEGLDGVAEIDPAVASGRLLVRYDPDRTDGSAIRARIEGVGYDVVASTRRDDGDSLDVTGERAYAVPEMDCASCASKVDHALADVEGLESVETLPGSGRVTVTVANGSPSKSDIQSASDVDETVVAAIEGAGYDARPLSSDDGSAEYEESTPIWRTRRALTTAVGGVFLVAGMTLAFVLASANPIVATVLGREFAVSHLLFIAGAAVAGTPVLRSGYYSLRARSLDIDFLMSAGILASVAAHHPFEGAMLAVLFSVAELLERFSMDRARDSLRELMELSPETATVKRADGEEETVPADVLEPGDTVVVRPGEKIPADGVVRAGTSAVDQSPITGESVPVDRSSGDEVYAGTIAESGYLEVDVTSEVGESTLSRIVDLVADAERERTNRERTVDRFASVYTPIVVVSAVALAVGPPLLVGADWNTWFLRGLTLLVIACPCAFVISTPVSVVSGITSAAKNGVLIKGGRYLEAVGESDVLAVDKTGTLTTGELSVTDVVVLEGADEDDVLARAAALERRSEHPVGEAIVGYADERGVDGNGADATVTDFEALTGRGVRGDLDGERHYVGKPDLFDGLGLDLEHTHVRTDGGFGAEAEAGTGTRTRTRTGDLSIDEISGAVDAQPRCSREDCLDLLQTVVPRLESEGKTVVLVGTDDRLLGLVAVADQVRPEAAWAVSALQDQGVRVVMLTGDNEGTARAIAEQVGIDEYHAELLPEEKLEAIRELEGGDSSGTERTVAMVGDGINDAPALATASVGIAMGAAGTDTALETADVALMGDDLTRLPYLYRLSGTANGVIRQNIGSSLAVKAVLAAGAPFGLVTIIHAVVIGDMGMSLAVTGNAMRLSRVEPETPDDDNSPA; this is encoded by the coding sequence ATGAGTGATCGAGCCGTCGATGGCACCCGAGCAGCCGAACTCGAGGTGCGGGTGCCGGAGATGGACTGTTCGTCATGTGCGACGAAGATCGAACGAAGCCTCGAAGGGCTCGACGGCGTCGCCGAGATCGATCCCGCCGTCGCCAGCGGTCGCCTCCTCGTGCGCTACGATCCGGACCGAACCGACGGGAGTGCGATTCGAGCACGTATCGAGGGCGTCGGCTACGACGTGGTGGCGTCGACCCGCCGAGACGACGGCGATAGCCTCGACGTGACCGGCGAACGAGCCTACGCGGTCCCCGAGATGGACTGTGCCTCGTGTGCCAGCAAGGTCGACCACGCCCTCGCGGACGTCGAGGGCCTGGAGTCGGTCGAGACGCTTCCTGGATCGGGGCGCGTGACGGTTACGGTGGCCAACGGGAGTCCCTCGAAGTCGGACATCCAGTCGGCGTCCGACGTCGACGAAACCGTCGTCGCTGCGATCGAAGGCGCCGGCTACGACGCTCGCCCGCTCTCGAGTGACGACGGGAGCGCCGAATACGAGGAGTCGACGCCAATCTGGCGAACTCGGCGGGCCCTGACGACGGCCGTGGGTGGCGTGTTCCTCGTGGCCGGGATGACCCTGGCGTTCGTTCTCGCGAGTGCGAACCCGATCGTCGCCACCGTGCTGGGCCGGGAGTTCGCCGTCTCCCACCTGCTGTTCATCGCGGGCGCGGCCGTCGCCGGCACGCCGGTACTGCGAAGCGGCTACTACTCCCTGCGGGCGCGGAGCCTCGACATCGACTTCCTGATGAGCGCCGGGATCCTGGCCAGCGTCGCGGCCCACCACCCCTTCGAGGGGGCGATGCTCGCCGTCCTGTTCAGCGTCGCGGAGTTGCTCGAGCGATTCTCGATGGACCGCGCCCGCGACTCCCTGCGGGAGCTGATGGAGCTCTCGCCGGAGACGGCGACCGTCAAGCGCGCGGACGGCGAAGAGGAGACCGTCCCCGCGGACGTACTCGAGCCGGGAGACACCGTCGTCGTCCGGCCTGGCGAGAAGATTCCCGCCGACGGCGTCGTCCGCGCGGGCACCAGCGCGGTCGACCAGTCGCCGATCACCGGCGAGAGCGTCCCCGTCGACCGCTCGAGCGGCGACGAGGTCTACGCGGGGACCATCGCCGAGTCGGGCTACCTCGAGGTCGACGTGACGAGCGAAGTCGGGGAGTCCACGCTCTCCAGGATCGTCGACCTCGTCGCCGATGCCGAGCGCGAGCGGACGAACCGCGAGCGGACGGTCGACCGGTTCGCGTCCGTCTACACGCCGATCGTCGTCGTTTCAGCGGTCGCACTGGCGGTCGGCCCGCCGCTGCTCGTCGGCGCCGACTGGAACACGTGGTTCCTTCGAGGGCTCACCCTGCTGGTGATCGCCTGCCCCTGTGCGTTCGTCATTTCGACGCCCGTCAGTGTCGTCTCGGGGATCACGAGCGCCGCGAAAAACGGTGTGCTGATCAAGGGCGGCCGGTACCTCGAGGCCGTGGGCGAGAGCGACGTCCTGGCCGTCGACAAGACGGGGACGTTGACGACCGGCGAGCTCTCGGTGACCGACGTGGTCGTCCTGGAAGGGGCCGACGAGGACGACGTGCTGGCCCGGGCGGCAGCCCTGGAACGGCGGAGCGAGCATCCGGTCGGCGAGGCTATCGTCGGCTACGCGGACGAGCGGGGAGTCGACGGAAACGGCGCCGACGCGACGGTGACGGACTTCGAGGCACTCACCGGCCGCGGCGTCCGGGGCGACCTGGATGGCGAGCGCCACTACGTTGGCAAGCCGGACCTGTTCGACGGCCTGGGACTGGACCTCGAGCACACGCACGTAAGAACCGACGGTGGGTTCGGGGCCGAGGCCGAAGCCGGGACCGGGACCAGAACCAGAACCAGAACCGGGGACCTCTCGATCGACGAAATATCGGGAGCCGTCGACGCCCAACCCCGGTGTAGCCGCGAGGACTGTCTCGACCTCCTGCAAACAGTGGTCCCTCGACTCGAGTCCGAGGGCAAAACAGTCGTCCTGGTCGGCACCGACGACCGCCTCCTGGGGCTGGTCGCCGTTGCGGACCAGGTCCGTCCGGAGGCCGCGTGGGCCGTTTCGGCGCTCCAGGACCAGGGCGTTCGCGTCGTCATGCTCACCGGTGACAACGAGGGGACTGCCCGTGCCATCGCCGAGCAGGTCGGCATCGACGAGTACCACGCCGAACTGCTCCCCGAGGAGAAACTCGAGGCGATTCGAGAGCTCGAGGGAGGCGATTCGTCAGGTACCGAAAGAACCGTCGCGATGGTCGGCGACGGCATCAACGACGCCCCCGCCCTGGCCACCGCCAGCGTCGGCATCGCGATGGGGGCCGCCGGCACCGACACCGCCCTCGAGACCGCCGACGTGGCCCTGATGGGCGACGACCTCACCCGACTGCCGTACCTCTACCGGCTCTCGGGGACGGCCAACGGCGTGATCCGTCAGAACATCGGGTCGAGCCTCGCCGTCAAGGCGGTGCTGGCTGCGGGGGCCCCGTTCGGGCTGGTGACGATCATCCACGCTGTCGTGATCGGCGACATGGGGATGAGCCTCGCCGTGACGGGCAACGCCATGCGGCTCTCACGAGTGGAACCGGAGACGCCGGACGACGACAATTCGCCCGCCTGA
- a CDS encoding metal-dependent hydrolase: MQPVVHPVVGYLCYAAYARWSHGEPPRDEPALVAVLTAGLADLLDKPLAAAGVVEVGRTVGHSLLFAVPVVAVAWMLAARANRRDLGVAVVIGYGSHVLADLPWHVLSGDYAELGFLLWPVTHMPAYTGVKPLGLGAVAGLEATTLWLEAVILVAGIVLWWIDGRPGVGVVGTAIGRLRERG; this comes from the coding sequence GTGCAGCCCGTCGTCCACCCCGTCGTCGGCTACCTCTGTTACGCAGCGTACGCACGGTGGAGCCACGGTGAGCCACCGCGCGACGAACCGGCGCTCGTCGCCGTCCTCACGGCTGGCCTCGCCGACCTGCTCGACAAGCCGTTGGCCGCTGCGGGCGTCGTCGAGGTCGGTCGAACGGTCGGTCACTCCCTCCTGTTCGCCGTTCCGGTCGTGGCCGTCGCCTGGATGCTCGCTGCTCGAGCCAATCGGCGGGACCTCGGGGTCGCCGTCGTTATCGGGTACGGCTCGCATGTTCTCGCGGATCTCCCCTGGCACGTGCTGTCCGGGGACTACGCGGAACTGGGGTTCCTGCTATGGCCGGTGACCCACATGCCGGCGTACACGGGAGTCAAGCCCCTCGGCCTCGGTGCCGTCGCGGGTCTCGAGGCGACGACGCTGTGGCTCGAGGCGGTCATCCTGGTCGCCGGCATCGTGCTTTGGTGGATCGACGGGCGGCCGGGCGTCGGAGTCGTCGGGACCGCCATTGGTCGACTACGCGAACGTGGATAA